One Pyxicephalus adspersus chromosome 3, UCB_Pads_2.0, whole genome shotgun sequence genomic window carries:
- the LOC140326689 gene encoding uncharacterized protein: MKTAVFIVCLVGLAYAFPPFDSNSSPVDSVESHSSHKSDSSSSEEITVTPAENTTMLPLTDEPRGDNFRIRRALRQFISSSESHSHSLPNSYPDSSSSSSSEEFRTLPTPQETTAGQPITESKRRRRAAEQNSHSSSSEHSSESTTTESTSSQSHKSESSEEDSHERSTKQNLLQGILETSTVPDTSEESSEETTTNIPLFQP, from the exons ATGAAAACTGCAGTGTTCATCGTTTGCCTTGTCGGCTTGGCCTATGCATTTCCA ccATTCGACTCAAATTCTTCTCCAGTG gattcaGTTGAAAGCCACAGCAGTCATAAATCAGACTCATCTTCATCAGAAGAGATCACTGTCACCCCTGCAGAAAATACTACAATGTTGCCCTTGACTGATGAACCAAGAGGTGACAACTTCCGTATCAGACGTGCTTTAAGACAG TTCATTTCTTCAAGCGAAAGTCATAGTCATTCTTTGCCCAACTCATACCCtgattcctcctcctcctcctcctctgaagAATTCAGAACTCTTCCAACTCCTCAAGAAACAACAGCTGGTCAACCAATAACAGAAAGCAAACGTCGTAGACGTGCTGCTGAACAG AATTCTCATAGCAGCTCCTCAGAGCATTCTTCTGAAAGTACAACCACTGAGAGCACAAGCAGCCAGTCTCACAAATCTGAGAGTTCAGAAGAAGACAGCCATGAGCGCAGCACTAAGCAGAACTTGTTGCAGGGTATCCTGGAGACCTCCACTGTACCTGATACTTCTGAAGAGAGCTCAGAAGAGACAACAACAAATATTCCTCTCTTCCAGCCCTAA